A genomic window from Struthio camelus isolate bStrCam1 chromosome 2, bStrCam1.hap1, whole genome shotgun sequence includes:
- the MCUR1 gene encoding mitochondrial calcium uniporter regulator 1 isoform X1: MARGQAVAATAVSGGRRALLLLLQPLGADGARPAPPCPARRCLGDWQRAAVTAVGGGARWGRRGGGPGRGQCGPHGERGVSISVPSSLQSKGNFSLLGNRKLFFDTHALVCLLEENGFTTRQSEVIVSALVKIMNTNLEMIYKDMVTKVQQEIALQQIMSHIGGVKKDMIILEKSEFSALRSENEKIKLELLQIKKQVMDEITKVCADNKLNLNLEKSRVKELYSLNERKLLEMRTEIVELHAQQDRALTQTDRKIDTEVAGLKTMLESHKLDNIKYLAGSIFTCLTVALGFYRLWM; the protein is encoded by the exons aTGGCCAGGGGCCAGGCCGTTGCGGCTACGGCCGTgagcggcgggaggcgggcgctgctgctgctgctgcagccgctcgGGGCGGACGGCGCCCGTCCGGCGCCCCCCtgccccgcccgccgctgcctcGGCGACTGGCAGCGCGCGGCCGTtacggccgttggcggcggcgcgcggtgggggaggcgcggcggcgggccgggccgcgggcagtGCGGGCCGCACGGCGAGCGCG GTGTAAGCATCTCTGTACCATCATCTCTACAAAGCAAGGGGAATTTTTCCTTATTAGGaaacaggaagcttttttttGACACTCATGCGCTGGTGTGCCTTTTGGAAGAAAATG GGTTCACTACCCGGCAGTCAGAGGTCATTGTATCTGCCTTAGTGAAAATTATGAACACCAACCTGGAGATGATTTACAAGGACATGGTCACCAAAGTACAACAG GAGATTGCTCTTCAACAAATAATGTCCCATATTGGTGGTGTAAAAAAGGATATGATTATTctggaaaaaagtgaattttcagcACTACGCTCAGAAAATGAG aaaataaaacttgaactCCTGCAGATAAAGAAGCAAGTCATG GATGAAATTACCAAAGTTTGTGCAGATAACAAGTTAAACCTCAACCTAGAGAAGAGTAGAGTAAAAGAACTG taTTCACTTAATGAAAGAAAACTACTCGAAATGAGGACCGAAATAGTGGAATTG caTGCACAGCAAGATCGAGCTCTAACtcagacagacagaaaaatagaCACAGAAGTTGCAGGTCTGAAGACAATGCTAGAATCGCACAAACTTGACAATATTAAGTATTTAGCAG
- the MCUR1 gene encoding mitochondrial calcium uniporter regulator 1 isoform X2, protein MERGVSISVPSSLQSKGNFSLLGNRKLFFDTHALVCLLEENGFTTRQSEVIVSALVKIMNTNLEMIYKDMVTKVQQEIALQQIMSHIGGVKKDMIILEKSEFSALRSENEKIKLELLQIKKQVMDEITKVCADNKLNLNLEKSRVKELYSLNERKLLEMRTEIVELHAQQDRALTQTDRKIDTEVAGLKTMLESHKLDNIKYLAGSIFTCLTVALGFYRLWM, encoded by the exons ATGGAAAGAG GTGTAAGCATCTCTGTACCATCATCTCTACAAAGCAAGGGGAATTTTTCCTTATTAGGaaacaggaagcttttttttGACACTCATGCGCTGGTGTGCCTTTTGGAAGAAAATG GGTTCACTACCCGGCAGTCAGAGGTCATTGTATCTGCCTTAGTGAAAATTATGAACACCAACCTGGAGATGATTTACAAGGACATGGTCACCAAAGTACAACAG GAGATTGCTCTTCAACAAATAATGTCCCATATTGGTGGTGTAAAAAAGGATATGATTATTctggaaaaaagtgaattttcagcACTACGCTCAGAAAATGAG aaaataaaacttgaactCCTGCAGATAAAGAAGCAAGTCATG GATGAAATTACCAAAGTTTGTGCAGATAACAAGTTAAACCTCAACCTAGAGAAGAGTAGAGTAAAAGAACTG taTTCACTTAATGAAAGAAAACTACTCGAAATGAGGACCGAAATAGTGGAATTG caTGCACAGCAAGATCGAGCTCTAACtcagacagacagaaaaatagaCACAGAAGTTGCAGGTCTGAAGACAATGCTAGAATCGCACAAACTTGACAATATTAAGTATTTAGCAG